In Yarrowia lipolytica chromosome 1F, complete sequence, a genomic segment contains:
- a CDS encoding uncharacterized protein (Truncated form of YALI0F07535g, weakly similar to uniprot|P40552 Saccharomyces cerevisiae YIL011w), translating into MVAIRSTLSVAALAAVVQAAGNPIIASIANDVVEGIAAAKTDDSLSDADATSEIQAVVDIVTNNPDVGALFTAAVPVIAIGLDETNFPSLLDAASKTLDVFEGSDDYKKAVEGFNAAFEHYDVPQALSNIISNIGAVLAIVTPSLPSLTPEFSDKWETATSRVLELATSLGILGGGKPKVAEATSAAAEATSAAAEATSAAAGGHLRRRRSLFFLRRR; encoded by the coding sequence ATGGTTGCCATCCGATCCACTCTCTCCGTCGCCGCTCTCGCCGCTGTCGTCCAGGCCGCTGGAAACCCCATCATCGCCTCTATCGCCAACGACGTTGTCGAGGGTATTGCTGCCGCCAAGACCGACGACTCCCTCTCTGACGCTGATGCCACCTCCGAGATCCAGGCTGTTGTTGACATCGTCACCAACAACCCCGATGTTGGCGCTCTCTTCACCGCCGCTGTCCCCGTTATTGCCATCGGCCTTGACGAGACCAACTTCCCCTCTCTGCTCGACGCTGCCTCCAAGACTCTTGATGTCTTTGAGGGTTCCGacgactacaagaaggctgTTGAGGGCTTCAACGCCGCCTTTGAGCACTACGATGTCCCCCAGGCTCTGTCCaacatcatctccaacatcGGTGCCGTTCTCGCCATTGTTACCCCCTCTCTCCCCTCTCTGACCCCCGAGTTCTCCGACAAGTGGGAGACCGCCACTTCTCGAGTTCTCGAGCTCGCCACCTCTCTTGGTATCCTCGGTGGAGGAAAGCCCAAGGTTGCTGAGGCcacttctgctgctgccgaggccacctccgctgctgccgaggccaccTCCGCTGCTGCCGGAGGCCACCTTCGCCGCCGCCGCtccctcttctttctgCGCCGCCGCTAA
- a CDS encoding uncharacterized protein (Compare to YALI0F07557g, some similarities with uniprot|P54199 Saccharomyces cerevisiae YDL028c MPS1 serine/threonine/tyrosine protein kinase) yields the protein MTSYAPSRIEVDEDDTNNPSMPPILSDYARELLAEKMRSTSGPPSAHNTSVPGRLRSYGREIRDPRELSSSSRRAPITTTPARAHHMAAASTTQDDIMDSDSPERPSPYSPQTPGVGLRTKTTHATSTAPNNHNNGHTQTTRVRRIGRGLGPPKRAPPPSEGGVPVPVGDEMVVEEVISNETGDLSPQMNRLRFSENHHGNGVSPNRSGLVRSDRSARSDRSMADRSGSSGMGGYKSSPLSGPRLHERQVLAPVSPNTLPPPRMDKLMHNEEQQWRERMAREEEREREWQRHERERQERERQESERLERIERERMEKEHMERVERERMELDRQRARERERERERERDRERERERERERDLERERERERDRERDRDRDLDISSVQAYDKRKITINGKQYVRLEKLGRGGSSVVYKVQAAGAKDVYAVKKVIFDDVDESVIKGFKGEIDLLMRLKHENRVVELMDYEMRSSQVYVVMECGEIDLAHILNNRLNQPLDISFVRYYATELLKCVDAVHRNGIVHSDLKPANFLLVKGILKIIDFGIANVVPDYTANVHRDAQMGTPNYMAPEALIETKNSNGVGPRIKIGKPSDIWSCGCIIYQMIYGKPPYADFQGMTRIVAIINEKTVVQYPAITPLGNVPVPPAAIEAIKGCLIRESNRRWTLEQVMDHGFLNPMAVQKDFIKNLLSNAIDYGQAHTEKVRGRELQKLVDSVWMSLSKEEINRK from the coding sequence ATGACGTCTTACGCGCCCTCGAGGATAGAGGTGGATGAagacgacacaaacaaccCCAGCATGCCTCCGATCCTGAGCGACTATGCGCGGGAGCTGTTGGCGGAAAAGATGCGTTCCACTTCGGGGCCTCCCTCAGCACACAACACCAGTGTTCCTGGCAGGCTACGGAGCTATGGACGTGAAATACGAGATCCCAGAGAGctttccagcagctcacGACGTGCTCCAATTACCACGACGCCTGCTCGAGCGCACCAcatggctgctgcttctaCGACACAGGATGACATAATGGATAGTGACTCTCCAGAACGTCCCTCCCCTTATAGTCCCCAGACTCCAGGCGTGGGGTTGcgaacaaaaacaacacacgCCACGTCAACAGCACCtaacaaccacaacaacGGACACACTCAAACGACCCGCGTTCGTAGGATAGGACGAGGGCTGGGTCCTCCTAAACGGGCCCCTCCTCCGTCCGAAGGAGGCGTCCCTGTTCCAGTGGGGGAcgagatggtggtggaggaggttaTTTCCAACGAGACCGGTGACCTGAGTCCGCAGATGAACCGGCTGCGGTTTTCGGAAAACCACCACGGCAACGGTGTCAGCCCCAACCGCAGTGGTCTGGTTCGGTCCGACAGATCTGCGCGGTCTGACCGGTCCATGGCCGATCGCTCGGGGTCTTCGGGCATGGGAGGATATAAATCGTCACCGCTGTCGGGGCCACGACTTCACGAGCGTCAGGTACTCGCTCCCGTGTCACCTAACACgctgcctcctcctcgaatGGACAAGTTGATGCATAATgaggagcagcagtggCGAGAGCGGATGGCACGCGAGGAGGAACGGGAGCGAGAGTGGCAGCGTCACGAGAGAGAACGCCAGGAGCGCGAACGGCAAGAATCGGAGCGGCTCGAACGCATCGAAAGAGAACGCATGGAAAAGGAGCACATGGAGAGAGTGGAGCGGGAGAGAATGGAACTCGATCGACAACGAGCACGGGAACGAGAGCGGGAACGGGAAAGGGAGCGCGATCGAGAACGCGAGCGGGAACGAGAGAGGGAACGGGATCTCGAGCGGGAACGAGAACGTGAACGAGATAGAGAACGAGACAGAGATCGCGATCTGGATATCTCTTCTGTCCAGGCCTATGACAAACGCAAAATTACCATCAACGGCAAACAGTATGTGCGGTTGGAGAAGCtcggacgaggaggatcgTCTGTGGTGTACAAGGTGCAGGCTGCAGGAGCCAAGGACGTGTACGCTGTTAAGAAGGTGATCTTTGACGATGTCGATGAGTCGGTCATCAAGGGCTTCAAGGGGGAGATTGATCTGTTGATGCGTCTCAAGCACGAGAACCGGGTGGTGGAACTCATGGACTACGAGATGCGGTCTTCACAAGTCTATGTTGTGATGGAGTGCGGTGAGATTGATCTTGCCCATATTCTCAACAACAGACTGAACCAGCCCCTCGACATTTCATTTGTGCGATACTATGCCACCGAACTGCTCAAGTGTGTAGATGCCGTACACCGAAACGGCATTGTGCATTCCGATCTCAAGCCAGCCAACTTTCTGCTTGTCAAAGGCATTCTCAAAATCATTGATTTTGGAATCGCAAATGTCGTCCCCGACTACACCGCTAATGTCCATCGAGACGCTCAAATGGGCACTCCTAACTACATGGCTCCGGAGGCTCTGATTGAAACCAAAAACTCCAACGGGGTGGGTCCTCGAATCAAGATTGGAAAGCCATCCGACATTTGGAGCTGTGGGTGCATCATCTACCAGATGATCTACGGCAAGCCTCCGTACGCGGATTTCCAGGGTATGACACGTATTGTTgccatcatcaacgagAAGACGGTGGTGCAGTATCCGGCCATCACCCCCCTTGGCAATGTTCCTgttcctcctgctgctATTGAAGCCATCAAGGGGTGTCTGATTCGAGAGTCGAACCGACGGTGGACACTGGAGCAGGTGATGGACCATGGTTTTCTCAATCCCATGGCTGTGCAGAAGGACTTCATTAAGAACCTGCTCAGTAACGCCATTGACTACGGCCAGGCTCATACCGAGAAGGTGCGTGGTCGGGAGCTTCAAAAGCTGGTGGATTCTGTGTGGATGAGTCtttccaaggaggagattaACCGAAAGTGA
- a CDS encoding uncharacterized protein (Compare to YALI0F07579g, similar to DEHA0C07249g Debaryomyces hansenii, similar to Saccharomyces cerevisiae YKR074W; ancestral locus Anc_5.659) has translation MDAPLTSTTRPNTMAILTVRVVKSLAYRSIKNHVFQSIDLTTTTAPQLLEMIKEVVKTNGGFRAQRTVDLNALKIYTKAHGSKTMNLAINLDNPEWMLDMNDDKKTLLEYGIENETELSCFNLADYEEFAKNPEQKW, from the coding sequence ATGGATGCCCCACTAACCTCCACCACCCGGCCCAACACCATGGCCATCCTCACCGTGCGAGTCGTCAAGTCCCTGGCCTACAGATCCATCAAGAACCACGTTTTCCAGTCGATAGacctcaccaccaccaccgcaCCCCagctgttggagatgatcaaggaggtggtcaagaCTAACGGGGGCTTCCGGGCCCAGAGAACTGTCGACCTGAACGCCCTCAAGATCTACACCAAGGCTCACGGCTCCAAGACGATGAACCTAGCCATAAACCTCGACAACCCCGAGTGGATGCTGGACATGAACGACGACAAAAAGACGCTGCTGGAGTACGGCATTGAGAACGAGACCGAGCTCAGCTGTTTCAACCTGGCCGACTACGAAGAGTTTGCCAAGAACCCTGAGCAGAAGTGGTAG
- a CDS encoding uncharacterized protein (Compare to YALI0F07601g, similar to uniprot|O13728 Schizosaccharomyces pombe SPAC15A10.08) — translation MSLPQWIATQHKAFLRWANTYLEANQIGTMVSLETDFCDGVRLCQLIEIIGKESLGRYSGQPRMRFQMIENVNTALAFIRHRGVQLHNIGAEDICDGNLKLILGLLWILILRFTIEDISEEGLSAKEGLLLWCQRKTAGYKGVAVKDFSGSWSDGLAFCALLDKHRPDLIDFAQLDPTKPRENMELAISIATEQIGIPQILDVEDICGVAKPDERSVMTYVAYWFHAFSALDMIENAGRRLEKFVEMTSSAYAMQSGYEERMKALLKAIATQKEKWEQAADPEHLAYVEVKQQTAEHATFKIKTKREWTREKASLASLLGNIRTKLATYNLKEYSPPVGLRSADVEAAWKELHMGEINRSKLLNQSMRRLKESLRKRFADAANEFSDRLSVLSTAISQMDGPLEDQLEEIADISEKLRPLTEKIRLLKELDTSCVEANVEENDYTVYSYDELEYDLGLAKESVKKKLAFIENQIVARNMTNLTPIQLEEFESVFRHFDKSQHNALLESEFSGALASLGLVYSETEMHEVFQAASEGQVSVSFEQFITFMVEVTEDQLSAEQVLQSFAEVADGKMYVTELDLQNSLIPEPMIDQLKDTMPKTADGFDYIAYMERLTL, via the coding sequence ATGTCTCTCCCTCAATGGATAGCGACGCAGCACAAGGCCTTTTTGCGATGGGCAAACACGTACTTAGAGGCCAACCAGATTGGCACCATGGTCTCGTTGGAGACGGACTTTTGCGACGGTGTTCGGTTGTGCCAGCTCATTGAAATCATAGGAAAGGAGTCGCTGGGACGGTACAGTGGCCAGCCCCGGATGCGGTTCCAAATGATCGAAAACGTCAACACCGCTCTGGCCTTCATTCGACACAGAGGAGTCCAGCTGCACAATATCGGCGCCGAGGACATTTGTGACGGCAATCTCAAGCTGATTCTGGGCCTGCTGTGGATCCTTATTCTTCGTTTTACCATTGAAGATATCTCCGAGGAGGGTCTCAGTGCCAAGGAAGGCCTGCTGTTATGGTGTCAGCGCAAAACCGCAGGATACAAGGGGGTGGCAGTCAAAGACTTTAGCGGCAGTTGGAGTGACGGCCTCGCTTTTTGCGCCCTGTTGGACAAACATCGACCTGATCTCATTGACTTCGCACAGCTAGACCCTACCAAGCCTCGAGAAAACATGGAGTTGGCTATTAGCATTGCTACAGAGCAGATTGGAATCCCACAGATTCTTGATGTCGAAGACATCTGTGGTGTGGCTAAACCAGACGAGCGGTCTGTCATGACATATGTGGCCTACTGGTTCCATGCCTTTTCTGCTCTGGACATGATTGAGAACGCGGGAAGACGGTTAGAGAAGTTTGTTGAAATGACCTCGTCGGCCTATGCCATGCAGTCGGGCTACGAAGAACGTATGAAAGCGCTTCTCAAGGCGATAGCCACTCAAAAGGAGAAGTGGGAACAGGCAGCTGACCCAGAGCATTTGGCCTACGTTGAGGTCAAACAACAAACTGCAGAACACGCAACTTTCAAAATCAAGACGAAGCGGGAATGGACCAGGGAAAAGGCCTCGCTGGCCTCGCTGCTGGGAAACATTCGCACAAAACTGGCCACCTACAACCTCAAAGAGTACTCTCCTCCCGTTGGTCTGAGATCAGCGGACGTAGAAGCAGCATGGAAAGAGCTCCACATGGGAGAAATCAACCGATCAAAGCTTCTGAATCAGAGTATGAGACGACTCAAGGAAAGTTTACGTAAACGGTTTGCTGATGCCGCCAACGAGTTTTCAGATAGACTGTCGGTGCTGTCAACTGCTATTAGCCAGATGGACGGACCTCTGGAAGACCaactggaggagattgcgGATATCAGTGAAAAGCTGCGTCCTCTGACCGAGAAAATACGACTTCTCAAGGAATTGGACACCAGCTGCGTGGAGGCCAACGTCGAAGAAAACGACTACACAGTGTACTCGTATGACGAGCTGGAATACGATCTGGGGCTGGCCAAGGAATCGGTCAAGAAGAAACTTGCATTTATCGAGAACCAGATTGTGGCTCGAAACATGACCAACCTGACGCCTAtccagctggaggagtttgagtcTGTCTTCCGACACTTTGACAAGAGCCAGCACAATGCTCTGTTGGAGTCCGAGTTCTCCGGAGCTCTGGCTTCTCTCGGCCTAGTGTATTCCGAGACTGAGATGCACGAGGTGTTTCAGGCGGCCTCCGAGGGACAAGTTTCAGTGTCGTTCGAGCAGTTCATTACTTTCATGGTCGAGGTGACCGAGGACCAACTGTCTGCCGAACAGGTGCTGCAATCGTTTGCCGAGGTGGCAGACGGCAAAATGTACGTGACGGAGCTGGACTTGCAAAACTCACTCATCCCAGAACCTATGATTGACCAACTCAAAGATACAATGCCCAAGACAGCCGACGGCTTTGATTACATTGCCTACATGGAGCGCTTGACCTTGTGA